One stretch of Nocardiopsis mwathae DNA includes these proteins:
- a CDS encoding cytidine deaminase, with protein MAAIVTAADQGGLRPESVDWPRLRAAAGSAMRRAYAPYSRYPVGAAALADDGRTVTGCNVENASYGLTLCAECGLVSALHATGGGRLTAFTCVDGEERLLMPCGRCRQLLYEHGGPGLLLDTPEGVLRMDDVLPQAFGPHDLER; from the coding sequence AATCCGTCGACTGGCCGCGGCTTCGCGCCGCGGCCGGTTCGGCCATGCGCCGCGCCTACGCCCCCTACTCCCGGTACCCGGTGGGGGCGGCGGCGCTGGCCGACGACGGGCGAACCGTCACCGGCTGCAACGTCGAGAACGCCTCCTACGGGCTGACGCTGTGCGCCGAGTGCGGCCTGGTGTCGGCCCTGCACGCCACCGGCGGCGGCCGGCTCACCGCCTTCACCTGTGTGGACGGCGAGGAGCGGCTGCTGATGCCGTGCGGCCGGTGCCGCCAGCTGCTCTACGAGCACGGCGGCCCCGGCCTCCTGCTCGACACCCCGGAGGGGGTCCTGCGCATGGACGACGTGCTCCCGCAGGCGTTCGGCCCCCACGACCTCGAACGCTGA
- a CDS encoding thymidine phosphorylase: protein MDVIDIIVTKRDGGELQPGQIDWVIDAYTRGAIAEEQMAALNMAIVWRGMTRAEVSRWTAAMLGSGDRLDFSDLPRPTTDKHSTGGVGDKITLPLTPAVAACGAAVPQLSGRGLGHTGGTLDKLESIPGWRAELSPAEMRRSLTDVGGVICAAGAGLAPADRKLYALRDVTGTVESIPLIAGSIMSKKLAEGTGSLVLDVKVGSGAFMKDTESARELARTMVDIGNDNGVRTVALLTAMDAPLGRQVGNALEVAEALEVLAGGGPDDVVELTVRLGREMLAAAGLPGAKDPADALRDGSAMDAWRRMIRAQGGDPDAPLPVAAERREILAPASGTLTRLDAHAVGMAAWRLGAGRARKEDPVSPGAGVTLHAEPGDHVRVGRPLFTLHTDDPARFDRAAESLTDAVTLDGEDTRLPLVIDRIG, encoded by the coding sequence ATGGACGTCATCGACATCATCGTCACCAAGCGCGACGGCGGTGAACTGCAGCCGGGGCAGATCGACTGGGTGATCGACGCCTACACGCGCGGGGCCATCGCCGAGGAGCAGATGGCGGCGCTGAACATGGCGATCGTGTGGCGCGGCATGACGCGCGCCGAGGTGAGTAGGTGGACCGCGGCGATGCTGGGCTCCGGCGACCGGCTGGACTTCTCCGACCTGCCGCGGCCCACCACCGACAAGCACTCCACCGGCGGGGTCGGCGACAAGATCACGCTGCCGCTCACGCCCGCGGTCGCCGCGTGCGGCGCCGCCGTGCCGCAGCTGTCCGGCCGCGGGCTCGGGCACACCGGCGGCACCCTGGACAAGCTGGAGTCGATCCCCGGGTGGCGGGCCGAGCTGTCCCCCGCCGAGATGCGCCGCTCGCTCACCGATGTCGGCGGGGTGATCTGCGCGGCGGGCGCCGGCCTGGCCCCGGCCGACCGGAAGCTCTATGCGCTGCGCGACGTCACCGGGACCGTCGAGTCCATCCCGCTGATCGCCGGCTCCATCATGTCCAAGAAACTCGCGGAGGGCACGGGCTCGCTGGTGCTCGACGTCAAGGTCGGCTCCGGCGCGTTCATGAAGGACACCGAATCGGCCCGGGAGCTCGCCCGGACCATGGTCGACATCGGCAATGACAACGGTGTCCGCACGGTCGCCCTGCTCACCGCGATGGACGCGCCGCTGGGCCGGCAGGTCGGCAACGCCCTGGAGGTCGCCGAGGCCCTGGAGGTCCTGGCCGGCGGCGGCCCGGACGACGTCGTCGAACTCACCGTGAGGCTGGGCCGCGAGATGCTCGCGGCCGCCGGCCTGCCCGGTGCCAAGGACCCCGCCGACGCCCTGCGCGACGGGTCGGCCATGGACGCCTGGCGCCGGATGATCCGCGCCCAGGGCGGCGACCCCGACGCCCCGCTCCCGGTGGCCGCCGAACGCCGGGAGATCCTGGCCCCGGCCTCGGGCACCCTCACCCGGCTCGACGCCCACGCGGTCGGCATGGCCGCCTGGCGCCTGGGTGCCGGCCGCGCCCGCAAGGAGGACCCGGTGTCCCCGGGCGCGGGTGTCACCCTCCACGCCGAACCCGGCGACCATGTCCGCGTGGGTCGGCCCCTGTTCACCCTGCACACCGACGACCCCGCCCGCTTCGACCGCGCCGCCGAATCCCTCACCGACGCCGTCACCCTGGACGGCGAGGACACCCGCCTCCCCCTGGTCATCGACCGGATCGGCTGA
- a CDS encoding type II toxin-antitoxin system Phd/YefM family antitoxin encodes METQSPSPGESPREISQRDLRQRSAEIMDAVEQGQRFSVTRNGQHIGNLTPARQRRTYITRAEFAAIAKKIPDTEYGDLRGEIDQYIDSDPFYDPYDRAHRRGEFTEEEEAAG; translated from the coding sequence GTGGAGACACAGTCACCGAGTCCAGGTGAGAGTCCGCGTGAGATTTCCCAGCGCGACCTGCGCCAGCGATCCGCCGAAATCATGGATGCGGTCGAACAGGGCCAGCGGTTCTCTGTCACAAGGAACGGTCAGCACATCGGCAATCTGACACCGGCCCGCCAGCGCCGTACCTACATCACACGCGCAGAGTTCGCAGCCATAGCGAAGAAGATTCCAGATACGGAATACGGAGATCTTCGCGGCGAAATCGACCAGTACATCGACTCTGACCCCTTCTACGACCCGTACGACAGGGCCCACCGCCGGGGGGAATTCACCGAGGAAGAAGAAGCGGCAGGATGA
- a CDS encoding phospho-sugar mutase, with translation MGASHREQAEAWLQQDPDPQTRDELKAILDAGDEAALADRFGARLEFGTAGLRGALGAGPNRMNRVTVMRAAAGVARWLGAGRCAVIGYDARHRSADFAEDTAAVLTGAGCTALVLPRPLPTPVLAYAVRALGADAGIMVTASHNPPQDNGYKVYVGGEGPDAGSQIVAPADAEISAAIDAVGPVDELKLGGGWTVVDEEIVDRYLDAVGALPLGSDRDVSVTYTPLHGVGASTLVTAFERVGFPAPGLVLEQADPDPDFPTVEFPNPEEPGAMDLALAAGRAHGSDLVIANDPDADRVAVAIPGHGLLTGDEVGGLLAEYTLRHTEGHDRVVATTIVSAGLLPKIAADYGVRCEETLTGFKWLARAGGPGERNVFCYEEALGYCLGGDSSRPVADKDGIGAALAVAAMAAEAKRDGGRTLLDLLDDQARRYGLHRTAQVAVRVSDLSLLTSTMRRLRAEPPRAFGTLEVEEVEDFAEGRDGLPPTDALRYRLGGPARARVTLRPSGTEPKLKAYLEVILPVEGEPADTRVKADARIGELRQAVRRLFPQVSENA, from the coding sequence ATGGGCGCATCGCACCGTGAGCAGGCCGAGGCCTGGCTGCAACAGGACCCCGACCCGCAGACCCGCGACGAGCTGAAGGCCATCCTCGACGCCGGCGACGAGGCCGCCCTGGCCGACCGCTTCGGCGCCCGGCTGGAGTTCGGCACGGCCGGGCTGCGCGGTGCGCTGGGCGCCGGGCCGAACCGGATGAACAGGGTCACCGTCATGCGCGCCGCCGCCGGGGTGGCCCGGTGGCTGGGGGCGGGCCGGTGCGCGGTCATCGGCTACGACGCCCGCCACCGCTCCGCCGACTTCGCCGAGGACACCGCGGCCGTGCTCACCGGGGCCGGGTGCACCGCCCTGGTACTGCCCCGGCCGCTGCCCACCCCCGTCCTGGCCTACGCGGTGCGCGCGCTGGGGGCCGACGCCGGGATCATGGTGACGGCCAGCCACAACCCGCCGCAGGACAACGGCTACAAGGTCTACGTCGGCGGCGAGGGGCCGGACGCCGGCAGCCAGATCGTCGCTCCGGCCGACGCCGAGATCTCCGCCGCGATCGACGCCGTCGGCCCCGTCGACGAGCTCAAGCTCGGCGGCGGCTGGACCGTCGTCGACGAGGAGATCGTCGACCGGTACCTGGACGCCGTCGGCGCGCTGCCGCTCGGCTCGGACCGGGACGTGTCCGTCACCTACACACCCCTGCACGGGGTCGGGGCGTCGACCCTGGTGACGGCGTTCGAGCGGGTCGGCTTCCCGGCGCCGGGCCTCGTGCTGGAGCAGGCGGACCCCGACCCGGACTTCCCGACCGTGGAGTTCCCCAACCCCGAGGAGCCGGGCGCCATGGACCTCGCCCTGGCCGCCGGCCGCGCCCACGGCAGCGACCTCGTCATCGCCAACGACCCCGACGCCGACCGGGTCGCGGTGGCGATCCCGGGGCACGGGCTGCTCACCGGCGACGAGGTCGGCGGGCTGCTGGCCGAGTACACCCTGCGGCACACCGAGGGGCACGACCGGGTGGTGGCCACCACGATCGTGTCGGCCGGGCTGCTGCCCAAGATCGCCGCGGACTACGGGGTGCGCTGCGAGGAGACGCTGACCGGCTTCAAGTGGCTGGCCCGCGCGGGCGGCCCCGGGGAGCGCAACGTCTTCTGCTACGAGGAGGCGCTGGGCTACTGCCTGGGCGGGGACAGCTCCCGGCCGGTGGCGGACAAGGACGGCATCGGCGCGGCCCTGGCCGTGGCCGCGATGGCCGCCGAGGCCAAGCGCGACGGCGGCCGCACCCTCCTCGACCTGCTCGACGACCAGGCCCGCCGCTACGGCCTGCACCGCACCGCCCAGGTCGCGGTGCGGGTGAGCGACCTGTCCCTGCTGACGTCCACCATGCGCCGCTTGCGCGCCGAACCCCCGCGCGCCTTCGGCACCCTGGAGGTCGAGGAGGTCGAGGACTTCGCCGAGGGCCGCGACGGCCTGCCGCCCACCGACGCCCTGCGCTACCGCCTCGGCGGCCCGGCCCGCGCCCGCGTCACCCTGCGCCCCTCGGGCACCGAACCCAAGCTCAAGGCCTACCTGGAGGTCATCCTCCCCGTGGAGGGCGAGCCCGCCGACACCCGCGTCAAGGCCGACGCCCGCATCGGGGAGCTGAGGCAAGCGGTCCGGCGTCTGTTCCCGCAGGTCTCCGAGAACGCCTAG
- a CDS encoding aldehyde dehydrogenase family protein, which yields MSEQRLAVRKTYKLYVGGAFPRSESGRSYAVTSAQGDHLGNASMASRKDARDAVVAARAAFGGWSGRTAYNRGQILYRVAEMMEGRRAQFAADIIAADGVGRAKAETLVSAAIDRWVYHAGWADKFQQVIGGTNPVSGPYSNQSAPEPTGVVAVIAPQDAPLLGLVSVIAPVIATGNTAVVVASERAPLPAVSLAEALATSDLPGGVVNILTGRTAELAPPLAAHADVNALDLTGAGDLAAELESSAATTLKRVLRPTDGTDWLADPGIGRLKPFLEIKTVWHPVGI from the coding sequence TTGTCTGAACAGCGCCTCGCGGTTCGCAAGACCTACAAGCTCTACGTCGGCGGGGCGTTCCCCCGTTCGGAATCGGGCAGGAGCTATGCGGTGACCTCGGCACAGGGCGACCACCTCGGCAACGCGAGCATGGCCTCCCGCAAGGACGCCCGCGACGCCGTCGTCGCTGCGCGCGCGGCGTTCGGCGGCTGGTCCGGGCGGACCGCCTACAACAGGGGACAGATCCTCTACCGCGTCGCGGAGATGATGGAGGGCCGCCGCGCCCAGTTCGCCGCCGACATCATCGCCGCCGACGGGGTCGGCCGGGCCAAGGCCGAGACACTGGTGTCGGCCGCCATCGACCGCTGGGTCTACCACGCCGGGTGGGCCGACAAGTTCCAGCAGGTCATCGGCGGCACCAACCCCGTCTCCGGGCCGTACTCCAACCAGTCGGCCCCCGAGCCCACCGGTGTCGTCGCCGTCATCGCGCCCCAGGACGCGCCGCTCCTCGGCCTGGTGTCGGTCATCGCGCCGGTCATCGCGACCGGCAACACCGCCGTGGTCGTGGCCAGTGAACGCGCCCCGCTGCCGGCCGTGTCCCTGGCCGAGGCACTGGCCACCTCCGACCTGCCCGGCGGCGTGGTCAACATCCTCACCGGCCGCACCGCCGAGCTCGCCCCGCCGCTGGCCGCCCACGCCGACGTCAACGCCCTCGACCTGACCGGCGCCGGCGACCTCGCGGCCGAGCTGGAGTCGAGCGCCGCCACCACCCTCAAGCGGGTGCTGCGGCCCACCGACGGCACCGACTGGCTGGCGGACCCCGGCATCGGCCGACTCAAGCCCTTCCTGGAGATCAAGACGGTCTGGCACCCGGTCGGGATCTGA
- a CDS encoding purine-nucleoside phosphorylase, producing the protein MAQKAAEELRSRTGVTAYDAALVMGSGWAPAADLLGDADDEFPSVDLPGFLPPAVQGHSGTVRSVARGDKKLLVFLGRTHLYEGHGPDAVAHGVRTAVAAGASTVILTNAAGSLDPKVGVGTPVLIADHLNLTTRSPLTGATFVDLSRTYSARLRDLAKEAEPSLSEGVYAAMPGPHFETPAEIRMLRSLGADLVGMSTVLEAIAARELGAEVLGISLVTNIAAGLEGADLDHQEVLAAGRRSAGDVGALLAAVTDKL; encoded by the coding sequence ATGGCCCAGAAGGCAGCCGAGGAGCTGCGCTCGCGGACCGGCGTCACGGCCTACGACGCCGCGCTCGTCATGGGCTCGGGCTGGGCCCCCGCCGCCGACCTGCTCGGCGACGCCGACGACGAGTTCCCCTCCGTCGACCTGCCCGGCTTCCTGCCGCCCGCCGTCCAGGGGCACAGCGGCACCGTCCGCAGCGTCGCCCGCGGCGACAAGAAGCTGCTGGTCTTCCTCGGCCGCACCCACCTGTACGAGGGCCACGGCCCCGACGCCGTGGCGCACGGCGTGCGCACCGCGGTCGCGGCGGGCGCCTCCACGGTCATCCTGACCAACGCCGCCGGGTCGCTCGATCCGAAGGTCGGGGTCGGCACCCCCGTGCTCATCGCCGACCACCTCAACCTCACCACCCGCAGCCCGCTCACCGGTGCGACCTTCGTCGACCTCTCCCGGACCTACAGCGCGCGGCTGCGCGACCTGGCCAAGGAGGCGGAGCCGTCGCTGAGCGAGGGCGTGTACGCGGCCATGCCCGGCCCGCACTTCGAGACCCCGGCCGAGATCCGGATGCTCCGCTCCCTGGGCGCCGACCTGGTGGGCATGTCCACCGTCCTGGAGGCGATCGCCGCCCGTGAGCTGGGGGCCGAGGTTCTGGGGATCTCCCTGGTCACCAACATCGCCGCGGGACTGGAGGGCGCCGACCTCGACCACCAGGAGGTGCTGGCCGCCGGACGCCGCTCCGCCGGCGACGTCGGCGCACTCCTCGCGGCCGTCACCGACAAGCTCTGA
- a CDS encoding GNAT family N-acetyltransferase, protein MDRRTAEPAAAASGADVALLRLDEDTPAVRRARAAVLKMRLAPGQRRFARDAVEALPRADADPHRTPFAVLHTGRPVGFGILDRRGILAELTDAPGRALLLRAFYLAPEWQGRGIGRAACAALDPLARAVAPDAREILLTVNEDNPPAIRSYLAGGFERTGRRYLGGDAGPQQVMRRPIH, encoded by the coding sequence GTGGATCGACGGACAGCCGAACCGGCGGCCGCGGCGAGCGGCGCCGACGTCGCGCTGCTCCGCCTCGACGAGGACACACCCGCGGTGCGGCGGGCGCGCGCGGCCGTGCTCAAGATGCGGCTCGCCCCGGGGCAGCGCCGCTTCGCGCGCGACGCCGTGGAGGCGCTGCCGCGCGCCGACGCCGATCCCCACCGCACCCCCTTCGCCGTGCTGCACACCGGACGACCGGTCGGGTTCGGCATCCTCGACCGGCGCGGGATCCTCGCCGAGCTCACCGACGCCCCGGGGCGGGCCCTGCTGCTGCGGGCGTTCTACCTCGCCCCCGAATGGCAGGGCCGGGGCATCGGCCGCGCCGCCTGCGCCGCCCTCGACCCGCTTGCGCGGGCGGTCGCCCCCGACGCCCGCGAGATCCTGCTGACCGTGAACGAGGACAATCCCCCCGCCATCCGCTCCTACCTCGCCGGAGGCTTCGAACGGACCGGGCGGCGCTATCTCGGCGGCGACGCGGGACCGCAGCAGGTCATGCGCCGCCCCATCCACTGA
- a CDS encoding aldehyde dehydrogenase family protein codes for MAEQILSYAPAPESRAVVSLRSTYEPFIDGEFAPAQTGEYLATVNPADEEPLAEVAVCGDADVDRAMAAARRAFETVWGPMPGAERGKYLFRIARILQERSRELAVLETLDNGKPIKETRDVDLPLVAAHFFYHAGWADKLAYAGVGPDPRPLGVAAQVIPWNFPLLMLAWKIAPALAAGNTVVLKPAETTPLSALVFAEICQEAELPPGVVNIVTGAGETGRHLVAHPGADKVAFTGSTAVGREIARAVAGTGKKLGLELGGKGANIVYDDAALDQAVEGIVTGIFFNQGHVCCAGSRLLVQESIAEELLERLKARVERLRLGDPLDKNTDIGAINSADQLARITDLARAGADEGAERWSPACELPERGYWFRPTVFTGVTQAHRIAREEIFGPVLSVLTFRTPDEAVTKANNTPYGLSAGVWTEKGSRMLWTVERLRAGVVWSNTFNKFDPTSPFGGYKESGYGREGGRHGLEGYLV; via the coding sequence GTGGCAGAGCAGATCCTTTCCTACGCCCCGGCGCCCGAGTCGCGCGCCGTCGTCTCGCTGCGGTCGACCTACGAGCCGTTCATCGACGGCGAGTTCGCTCCCGCCCAGACCGGCGAGTACCTGGCCACCGTCAACCCGGCCGACGAGGAGCCGCTGGCCGAGGTCGCCGTGTGCGGTGACGCCGACGTCGACCGCGCCATGGCGGCGGCCCGGCGCGCCTTCGAGACGGTGTGGGGGCCGATGCCCGGCGCCGAGCGCGGCAAGTACCTCTTCCGCATCGCCCGCATCCTGCAGGAGCGCTCCCGCGAGCTGGCGGTGCTGGAGACGCTGGACAACGGCAAGCCGATCAAGGAGACCCGCGACGTCGACCTGCCGCTGGTCGCCGCGCACTTCTTCTACCACGCGGGGTGGGCCGACAAGCTCGCCTACGCCGGTGTCGGCCCCGATCCGCGGCCGCTCGGCGTGGCCGCACAGGTCATCCCGTGGAACTTCCCCCTGCTGATGCTGGCCTGGAAGATCGCCCCCGCGCTGGCCGCGGGCAACACGGTGGTGCTCAAACCGGCCGAGACCACCCCGCTGTCCGCCCTGGTCTTCGCGGAGATCTGCCAGGAGGCGGAGCTGCCGCCCGGCGTCGTCAACATCGTCACCGGAGCCGGTGAGACCGGCCGCCACCTGGTCGCCCACCCCGGGGCCGACAAGGTCGCCTTCACCGGGTCCACCGCCGTGGGCCGGGAGATCGCCCGCGCCGTCGCCGGGACCGGCAAGAAGCTGGGCCTGGAGCTCGGCGGCAAGGGCGCCAACATCGTCTACGACGACGCCGCCCTGGACCAGGCGGTCGAGGGCATCGTCACCGGCATCTTCTTCAACCAGGGGCACGTGTGCTGCGCGGGCTCGCGGCTGCTGGTGCAGGAATCCATCGCCGAGGAGCTGCTGGAGCGGCTCAAGGCGCGCGTCGAGCGGCTGCGGCTCGGTGACCCGCTGGACAAGAACACCGACATCGGCGCCATCAACTCCGCCGACCAGCTCGCCCGGATCACCGACCTGGCCCGGGCCGGTGCCGACGAAGGCGCCGAACGCTGGTCCCCCGCCTGCGAGCTGCCCGAACGCGGCTACTGGTTCAGGCCCACCGTCTTCACCGGCGTCACCCAGGCGCACCGGATCGCACGCGAGGAGATCTTCGGACCGGTGCTGTCCGTGCTGACCTTCCGCACCCCGGACGAGGCCGTGACCAAGGCCAACAACACCCCCTACGGCCTGTCCGCCGGTGTGTGGACCGAGAAGGGGTCGCGCATGCTCTGGACCGTGGAACGCCTGCGCGCCGGAGTGGTGTGGTCCAACACGTTCAACAAGTTCGACCCGACGAGCCCGTTCGGCGGCTACAAGGAATCCGGCTACGGCCGGGAGGGCGGACGCCACGGACTGGAGGGTTACCTTGTCTGA
- a CDS encoding type II toxin-antitoxin system VapC family toxin, translating into MTHPIGLIDTNVVVLWGAVNADELPERVTISSITLAELSIGPMITSSPSQMAKRLSILQWAESAFDPIPFDSDAAREYGAVWAATRPAGRDPRRRIADLLIACIAISHRVPLYTVNPKDFRGLEHLLTIEAVTHPDKN; encoded by the coding sequence ATGACGCACCCCATCGGACTCATCGACACCAACGTTGTCGTGCTGTGGGGTGCGGTCAATGCCGACGAGCTTCCCGAACGGGTCACGATCTCCTCGATCACCCTTGCCGAGCTCTCCATCGGCCCCATGATCACCTCATCCCCAAGCCAAATGGCCAAACGCCTCAGCATCCTGCAGTGGGCCGAGTCGGCGTTTGATCCGATTCCGTTCGACAGTGACGCCGCGCGAGAGTATGGGGCGGTTTGGGCGGCCACACGGCCAGCCGGACGCGACCCGCGGCGCCGGATCGCGGATCTGCTCATCGCGTGCATCGCGATCTCTCACCGGGTTCCCCTGTACACGGTCAATCCGAAGGATTTCCGCGGACTGGAGCACCTTCTCACCATTGAAGCCGTGACCCACCCCGACAAGAACTAG
- the deoC gene encoding deoxyribose-phosphate aldolase yields the protein MTWITVESPTPRRCPVPDSVLASAPDTAASNASLRAYLHGLPGVDEVGARARAADLSTRSIKTTAKAQAIDLAIRMVDLTTLEGADTPGKVRALSAKAVRPDPADPTAPSAAAVCVYPDLVAVAVDALAGTGVGVASVATAFPAGRAPLEAKLADTRQAVADGATEIDMVIDRGAFLAGDYRKVVEEIAAVKEACGGAHLKVILETGELATYDNVRRASWLAIHAGADFIKTSTGKIAPAATLPVTLIMLEAVRDHHAATGHRVGVKPAGGIRTTKDAIRNLVLVNEVAGAAWLDPDHFRLGASSLLNDLLMQRTKLTTGSYPGPDYYTLD from the coding sequence ATGACCTGGATCACCGTCGAATCTCCGACACCACGAAGGTGCCCTGTGCCCGACTCCGTATTGGCCTCCGCGCCCGACACGGCGGCGTCCAACGCGTCGCTGCGCGCGTATCTGCATGGACTCCCCGGTGTGGACGAGGTGGGCGCGCGGGCCCGCGCCGCCGACCTGTCCACGCGTTCGATCAAGACCACCGCCAAGGCCCAGGCGATCGACCTGGCGATCCGCATGGTCGACCTGACGACGCTGGAGGGCGCCGACACCCCCGGCAAGGTGCGCGCGCTGAGCGCGAAGGCGGTGCGGCCCGATCCCGCCGACCCGACCGCCCCGAGTGCCGCGGCCGTGTGCGTCTACCCCGACCTGGTCGCGGTGGCCGTCGATGCGCTCGCCGGGACGGGCGTGGGAGTGGCCTCGGTCGCGACGGCGTTCCCGGCCGGACGGGCACCGCTGGAAGCCAAGCTCGCCGACACCCGCCAGGCGGTCGCCGACGGCGCCACCGAGATCGACATGGTGATCGACCGCGGTGCGTTCCTCGCCGGCGACTACCGCAAGGTCGTCGAGGAGATCGCCGCCGTCAAGGAGGCCTGCGGCGGCGCCCACCTCAAGGTCATCCTGGAGACCGGCGAGCTGGCCACCTACGACAACGTGCGGCGCGCCTCCTGGCTGGCGATCCACGCCGGGGCCGACTTCATCAAGACCTCGACCGGCAAGATCGCGCCCGCCGCCACCCTGCCGGTCACCCTGATCATGCTGGAGGCGGTCCGCGACCACCACGCGGCCACCGGGCACCGCGTCGGCGTCAAACCGGCCGGCGGCATCCGCACCACCAAGGACGCCATCCGCAACCTCGTCCTGGTCAACGAGGTCGCCGGCGCGGCGTGGCTGGACCCGGACCACTTCCGCCTCGGGGCCTCCAGCCTGCTCAACGACCTGCTGATGCAGCGCACCAAGCTGACCACCGGCAGCTACCCCGGCCCCGACTACTACACGCTGGACTGA